TTAGAACGTGTTTCATTTTACGGGAGGGCCGCCACGCTGTCCACCTTCATGGTCGGGCTCGCATGCTCGCCCTCCGCGACACGGAATGGGAGCGATCGTGGTCGCTCCGCTCGCTCCGCCCGTTCGCTCAGGCGCGGTCGCCGTTCTGCTCGATGCGCGCGTGGATCTCGGTGAGGATCTCGCGCGGCAGGATCGCGGCAGAGCGGGCGCTGCCGGTCAAGGGCGTCGTGCGGTCGGCGCCGACGGCGACATCGATGGCGCGCAGCAACGCGCGCAACGCCCGCGACGAGCACAGCCCCGCCTGCTGGAGCTCACCGACGAGTCGGGTGCCGTCGACCAGCAGCGCGACGCGCTCGTCCTCGTCGAGAACCCCGCTCGGTTCGCCGCGCTCGAGCGCGACCTCCAGCCGCGCGAACAGCTTCGTGAGCGCCTCACCGAGCCGGCGATCGGCCGCGAGCCGCGCCGCGTCGTCGAGCGCCGCCGCGGGCTGCGGCGCCGGCCTCGGCGGCGAGACGATCGGCTCGACCGGTTCTGGTTCGACGACGGGTTCCGACTCCACGACCTGCTGCGGCACGACGACGAGTTGCGGCGCGACGACCGGCTCCGGCACGACGACGGGCTCCGGCACGACGACCGGTGCGGGCTCGGGCGCGGGTTCCGGCGCGACCGGCACCGCGACGAACGAGTCCGGCGGCACGAGCACGTGCCACTGCGCCGCGTTCGCGCCGACGGTGACCCACACGAGCAGCCGCGCCCGGCGCCCGGCCTGCACCGCGACGCGCAGCCCGAACGGAAGGTCGACGGGCTCACGCTCACGCAGCGACTCGGCGATCGCGGTCAGCTCCGCGACCTGATCGCCGATCGGCGCGTCGATCACGAAGTGGTAGCCCTCGGGCTGCACCGAACCCGAGACCACGAGGTCACCGTCGATCGCGAGCGCGACGTCGAGCACCTCGCCGAGCACGACGACAACGGCTTCGCCCGCGCCGACATCGACGAGCGCGGGCTCGAGCTTCTCGATGCCGACGGACGCGGGTCGCAGCGTGGTGCGCGCCGCCATGGTGACGGTGTCGGTCACCGACGGACCCGGGGCGGCGACCGTCTCGGCATCGAGACCGGCGGCCGCGTCCGCGTCCGCGTCGCTGTCGGGTACGAGTGCACGCAGCGCGTCTTCGTCGCGGTGCAGCCCGGCCGCGAGCGCGGGTGCGTCGAAGTCGATGCCTTCCGCGAGGCGCGCGCGTGCGCCGACGCGATCGGCCGCGCCGGTCAGGAGCCGGCCCAGGTCGCGATCGGCCCGCTGCGCGCGCTTGGCGTGGTAGTGGACGAACCGCTCGAGGTTCTCGAGCGCACCGGCGACGCCTTCGAGCTCGGGCGGCGCGGTGAACCCGGGCCGGGGCGCGGGCTCGCCGCCGGACTCGATCTCGCGCAACGCCGCGGGGATGCGCTCGATCTGCAGCTGGTTGGCCTGGCGGGACAGGTCGATGAGCGGGCGCCGCAGCGCGCGGACGACCGCGAGCGCGACCACCACGACGAGCACCACGGCGACCGCCACGCCGATCCACACGAGCGCGAGCCAACCGCCGACGGTCGTGGACGACTGGTCGTCACCGTGACGGAATCCCCAGACCGCAACGGTCGCGATGCCGCCGAGCGCGACGAGGCACACGGCGGCGGCCGCGGCCACGGCGAGCACTCTCGGCCGGACCGCGCCGCGCATCGCACCCTCTCCTCTACCGCCGCCGGCCCTCCGTGGCCACCGGCGGATGCCGCCCCCTGCGGGGCTGCCCCAGACCCGTCATGATACAGAATGCGGTCACTCGGTTACAGACCGTGACCACAACCATCTGGTCGCGGGCGCTCGCCACTCCTCGACGCGGGATGGGAGCCGGCGAGGCGCTTGCTCGCTTCGCTCACCGCTGACGGTCGGAGCTCCCTTCCGCCCGCGCCGGCGCGCTCGACCAGAATCACCGCATGCGAGGAATCGTCCATCTCGGAGGCGGCGAGGTCGTCGTCACCGACGAGCTCGAAGTGCGCCGGCCCGGGCCGACCGAGGTCGCCATCCGGCTGGTCGCCGCGGGCGTCTGCCACAGCGACCTCTCGGTCCTCGACGGCACGATCCCCTTCCCGACCCCCGTCGTCTGCGGGCACGAGGGGGCGGGCGTCGTCGAGGAGGTCGGCGCCACGGTGAAGGGCGTCGCGCCCGGCGACCACGTGGTCGTCTCGACCCTCGCCAACTGCGGGCGCTGCGCGGCCTGCGCGGCCGGCCGCCCGACCCGCTGCCGCTCGTCGATCGGCAACATCGACCGGCCCTTCACCTTCCGCGGCGAGCCCGCCTACAACTTCGCGGCGACGTCGTCGTTCGCCGAGCGCATCGTCGTCGAGGCGGTGCAGGCGGTGCCGATCAGCAAGGACGTGCCGCTGACCTCCGCGTGCCTCATCGCGTGCGGCGTGATCACCGGCGTCGGCGCGGTCCTGAACCGAGCGCGCGTGCAGACGGGTGAGACCGCCGCGGTCTTCGGCATCGGCGGGGTCGGGCTCAACGTCGTGCAGGCGCTTCGCCTCGTCGGCGCCGCGCGCATCGTCGCCATCGACGCCAACCCCGCGAAGGAAGTGCTGGCACGGCAGTTCGGCGCGACCGACTTCGTGCTCGCGGGCGACGACGGCGTCGAGCAGGTGCGGGCGATGTTCCCGGCGCCCGGCATCCACTTCGCCGGCGGCGTCGACTGGGCGTTCGAGTGCACCGGCATCCCGAAGGTGCTCGAAGCCGCGATCGAGACGCTCGACTGGGGCGGCACCGCGGTCGCGATCGGTGTGCCGCCACCCGGCGCACAGGTGTCGGCGGTGATCACCCGGCTCACGCAGATCGACCGGGGCGTGATCGGCAACCGCTACGGCTCGGCCCGGCCGCACCGCGACTTCCCGATGATCGCGTCGCTCTATCTCGACGGCCGGCTCATGCTCGACGAGCTCGTCTCCGCGACCGCGCCGCTGGAGGACTTCGGCACCATCGTCGACCGCCTCCACGCCGGCGAGCTCGCGCGCGGCGTGCTGACCTTCGACGCCTGACCCGGCGCGCACGGCACACGCGCCGCGCCGTGCCGCGTCAGGCCGGCGTATCCCAGCCGTCGTACTCGCCGCCGAAACGCGCGGCCGTAACGTCGAAGAACGCGCGGGCGACGACGACGGCCTCATGATCGAGCACGACGTCGTGCCGCGTCGCCACGACCAGCCGGCGATCGGGGTCGTCGGCGGGGGCTGGGCGCTGCTCGACGTCCCATCCCGACGCGGCGACGTGCGCGGCGGCGTCACGCCGGGCCGCCTCGGACCCGAAGAACAGGTAGTGGTGCACGGTGCGGGGGGTCGACAGATCGGCGCCGCGCCGGGTGAGCTGGTCGAGAATCGCGCGGTCGGCGGCGCCGACGTCGTGCGACTCGGCGTCGGGTGCGAGCTCCACCTTCGCCGTCGACGGGCGGGGCGCGCCCTGAACCGCCGCGAGCAGCCGGTCGAACTCCGACCATTCACGGTCGCTCTCGACGTTGAAGCGGACGTCGTGGTCGCCGATACGCGTGGTCGTCACGCCGTCGGCGTTGAACGCGGTGCGGACGCGCGAATAGAACACGAGCTGGTGCCGCGCGTTGCCCGTGATGACCGCGGCGAGCACGGCCTCGCGCGCCAGCGTCGTCACCAGTCGATCATCGGTGGCGCCCAGGGCGGCGAGCGATTCCTCGGTCGGCAACCCGTCGGCGCGCGGATCGGCGAGGTCGATCGTGCACTCGATCCGGATCGAGAACGACTGCCGGTTCGACACGTCGGCGTACACGCGGTTGATCCGGATCACGATCGGCCGGCCCGTGATGTTGTCGAGCCCGTGCGCAACGGTCCAGTCGGGCGGCACGTCCTGGACCGCGCGCCGGTTGCGACGCCAGGCCATCAGGCGGCGCTCACGCGCCCGCGGCGACCTGCGCCTCGCGCTGGCGCGTCGTGCGGTGCACCGGGTCCTTGTCGAACTGCGGCAGCACATCGCGACCGAAGAGCTCGATCGTCTCGACCGCGACGTCGCGCGGCATCGTGCTCGACAGCAAACCGAAGGCGACCTGATCGGCACCCGCGTCCTGGAACGCCTGCACCGACGGGATCACATCCTCGGGTGTGCCGTACATCGAGCCGGCGATGCCGATGCGAGACGCGATGTCGTCGCGCGTCGGTTCGGGAATCAGCGCCGGCCACTCGGGAATGCCGTCGGGCCGCGGGAACGTGTCGAGATACCGGAACAACAGGCTGTTCTGGTAGCTCATCGAGAGCGTCGGCCCGATGTCGAGCACGCGCTCACGGTCTTCGAGGCACAGCAACTGCGTGGTGACCATCACGTTGTCGTTCACGTAGCCGCCGACGGGATCCGCGTCCTTGATCGCCTCTTTGTACGAGTCGATCAGCGGCTTCAACGCGTCCGGCCCCGCCATCGTGAAGCACAACACGCCGAGCCCCATCTTCGCGGCCTTCTCGAACGTGCTCGGCGAACCCGCGGCCACCCACATCGGCGGATGCGGCTTCGTGTACGGCTTCGGCAACACGTTCCGCTTCGGCATCGAGAAGAACCGGCCGTCGTACTCGTACTCACCGTCGGCCCACATGTGACGGAACTGCCCGACGACCTCGTCGAACATCTCCTTCGTCAGATCCGGATCGTCGATCCCGAACCCGGCCTGCTCCGTGGTCGACGAGCCGCGACCCATACCCATCTCGAAACGGCCGTGGCTCAGATGATCGAGCATCGCGACACGCTCCGCCACGCGCGCCGGGTGGTTCACCGGCGGCGTGACGTTGAAGATGCCCGACCCGATGTGGATGCGCTCCGTACTCGACGCGAGATAACCGAGGAACACCTCGTTCGCCGACAGGTGCGAGTACTCCGTGAGGAAGTGGTGCTCGGTCACCCACGTGTACTTGAAGCCGCTGCGATCCGCAGCCTCGACGATCGCGACCTCGTCGAGCAGACGCTCGTGCTCGGCACCGGGATTGCCGTCGCTCAGGTGATGCGGCACGTACAGGCTGTTGAAGAGTCCGAATTCCATGCGGCGCGGAGGTTAGTGCCGAGGTACTACGCCACTTCGACCGGTAGCTTCCTGATTCCGGTGTGCTTGTTGCTGCGCGTCCACTCGGGCGCGCCGGTGAGCTCGATGCGGTCGAAGCGCGCGAGCACCTCGCCGAGGACGACGCGCAACTCGAGCCGGGCGAGGCTCGCGCCGAGACAGTGGTGGATGCCGTGTCCGAAGCCGAGGTGCGGGTTCGGGTCGCGCGCGGCGTCGAACTGCATCGCGCGTTCGAAGACCCTCTCGTCGCGGTTCGCCGACGCTTCCCAGAACACGACCTTGTCGCCCGCCTCGATCTCCTGACCGCCGAGCACGGTGTCGACCGTCGCGGTTCGGCGGTTGTACGCGGCCGGGCTCGTCCAGCGCACGATCTCGTCGGTCGCGGTCTCGATCGGGATCGCAGTGGAGCGCACCGCCGCGAGCTGCGCGGGATGCTGCACGAGCGCGAGCAGGCCGCCCGCGACCGCGTTGCGCGTCGTGTCGGCGCCCGCCGCGAATAGCAGGCTGAAGAAGAGGTGGAGCTCGTCGTCGGTGAGCGACGGCGGATCCATGTCGGGCAGCGTCGCATGGACGACGACGGAGAGCATGTCGTCGGCCGGCTCCGCGCGCTTGCGCGCGATCAGCCGCGCGCCGTACTCGAACATGCGCAGCCCGGATTGCGCGACGCGATCGGTGCTCGCGAACGCGTCGCCCTCACGGAAGTCGAAGACCGTCTCGATCCACTCGAACAGCTGGTGGCGATCGCCTTCGGGCACACCGAGCAGGAGGCAGATCGCCTGCATCGGCAGCTCGCCCGCGACACTCGCGACGAAGTCGCCACCGCCGGTCGCCGCGAAGCGATCGAGGAGCACGTGCGTCCGCGCGCGCAGATCGGCTTCGAGTCGTCCGATCGTGCGGGGCGTGAGCCCGCGGCTCACGAGCGCGCGCACGCGCTGATGGCGCGGGTCGTCCATCATGTTGAGGACCTTCCCCGCGATCGGTGAGTCCGGGAGGATCGTGCCGCCGTAGGGCCGCGCACCACCGGTCTCCGACGAGTACGTACGCGCGTCGCGCATCACCGCGAGCGTCTCCTCGTGCGTCGAGACCGACCAGAAGCCTTCTTCGTCGGGGGTGTGCGCAGTCGGCTCGTGCCAGTAGACGGGCGCGAACGCGCGGTGCACCGCGAACACGTGGTGCGGGAAGCCGTTCGCGAAGAGGTCGAGATCGGTGAGGTCGACGGCGGCGAGCTCGGGCGGAGCGGGCGCGTGCGCGGCACTCATCGCGCGTCGGTCAAACCCGCATGCGGCTGCCGCGCCCTTGCGCCAGCCGTTCCGCGCGCAGCCGGTCGACCGCGGGCATCGCGAGCGGCTCGAGCGTGCGGCCGACCGCCCAGCCGAGCAGCAAGTCGGCGAGTGCGGGGTTGCGCGCGAGCACCGGACCGTGGAGATAGGTGCCGATGACGCGGCCCGCGATCGCGCCTTCGGTGCCGGAACCGTCGCCGTTGCCGACGCCGAGGTCGAGGCGGGCGAGCGGCTGCAGGCTCTCCGACAGCCACGTGCCGCCGCCGTGGTTCTCGAAGCCGGTGAGCGTCGGCAGGTTGAGCTCGGCACGCGGCAGCGCGAACACCTCGCCGACCGCACGCGGCCCGTCGCGGCGCGCGCTCGTGCAGTCGAGCACGCCGAGTCCGTCGACCGCGCGACCTTCCGCGGTCTCGAACGTCTGGCCGAGCAACTGGAAACCCGCGCACACACCGAGCACGACCGCGTTGCGCTGCACCGCGGTGCCGATCGCGGTGCGCAGCTGCGCGTCGCCCGCGACCGCGGCCTGCGCGCCGTCCTCGCCACCACCGAGCAGATAGATGTCGGCGTCGGCGGGCACGGGGTCGCGGTCGAGCTCGAGCACACGCGCACCGATGCCGCGCTTGCGCAGTCGCATCTCCAACACGGTCGCGTTCCCGCGGTCGCCGTAGGTGCCGAGCATCGCCGGCCGCACGAGCGCGATCGTGATCTCAGACGACATTGCCGAACCGCTTCCGCAGGTCCTGGAACGCGCTGTAGTTCGCGATGACGTCGACGATCGGGAACTCGAGGCGGTCCATCACCTCGTCGACATTGGGTCGCCACTCGTGCTCGATGCCCGCGTACGCGAGCCGCACCGACAAGTCGGAGGCGCGGTCACCGGTGCAGATCACCGGCCGCTCCCCCAGCGTCTCGAACGGCACGTCGTAGATCCACGACGGATCGTGACCGTCGGGGTCGCGCGCGTTGAGCACGAGCACCACGGGCTCGGGCGGCGGCGGGATGAAGCGAAGCGTCTCCCGCCAGCTCGCGGGGTTCTTCGCGAGCAGCAAACGGACCTGCGCGTTGCCCACCCGCACCGTGCGGTAGCGGCCCGCGACACCTTGCACACCGACGGCTCCGCGCACCGCGTCCGCGGGCGCGACACCGAGCACCGCGGCGGTGGCCGCCGCCATCGCGACGTTGCCGCGGTTCACGTCGCCGGGCAGCGACGGCTCGACCGCGAGCTCCGTACCGTCGGGCAGCACGAGCCGGTCGTGCACGAGCGCGTAGTTCGGTGTCGGGCGCGCGAAGTCGCATCCGGTGCAGTGCCAGCCCTGCGCGTCGAAGTCGATCACCGAGCTGCATGCCGGGCACGCGAGCGCGTCGTCGGTCCAGCGCTGACCGGCGCCGACCCACCGCACGTTCGTCGCCGGCAGCGCCGCCCACACGATGAGCGGATCGTCGACGTTCGCGACAACCGTGATCTCGGGATGGTCGGCGACACACTCGCGCCAGCGCCCCGAGATCATGCGCGTCTCGTTGAGCCGGCTCAGCTGGTCGCGCGACAGGTTGAGGAAGGCAACGGCCTTGGGTGCGAGCGTGTCGAAGGCCCAGGGGATGAAGCGCTCGTCGACCTCGATCGCGGCGATCGACGCGGTGCGCTGCTCGAGCAGTGCGGCGACGATGCCTTCGGTGACGTTCGCACCCGAGCGGTTGCTCGCGACCTCGCCGCGCGTCGCGAGCGCGGCCGCGAGCATCGCGGTCGTCGTCGTCTTGCCGTTCGTGCCGCTGACGAGCGCGGTCGTGCGACCGGCGGCGAGGAGGCGGGCCGCGTCGGGCGCGACGGTGAGGCAGGTCTTCCCGCTGATGACCCAGCCCTCGCCCCGGCCGGTCGCTCGCGAGGCGAGCCCCGCGAGTCGTCCCGCCGTTACTCCGGCGACGAGTCGGGCGCGATCGCCCCAGGCTCGTGTCGGTGGCCGCCGCGTGACCACGCTCGCTCCTTCTGACCGGTGCTGTGCCGATCTGCGCCGATCTGATCGGGTCGGACGACGTTAGCGGTCACCTTTCTCGATCAGATGCGACCCTCTCCTCAGGTCCCCACCAGAACGGGCGGGTGGCCAAGCGGCGCGGGTAAGGAAAGGGCCGTGGCCGGCGCGGTGAGCTTTCTCCTCCTCGCGGCCCTGATCGCGTTCGTGACGCTGCGACCGCGCGGGCTGCCGGAGGTCGTCGTCGCGCTGCCCGCGGCCGTGATCGTCGTCGTCGCGCGCCTTGCCCCGTGGGCCGCCGTGCGCCACGAGCTCCGCTTCCTCGCGCCGACGCTCGTGTTCCTCGCCGCGATCTTCGTGATCGCCGAGGTCGCGTCGGTCGCCGGCGTGTTCGACGCCGCGGGCGCGATCTTGGCGCGCCGATCGGGCGGCTCGGCGCGCCGGCTCGTGCTCGTCGTCGCCGTCGCCGCGACCGTCACGACGACGGTGTTGAGCCTCGACGCGACCGCCGTCCTGCTGACGCCGGTCGTGCTCCGAGTGGCGCGCGCCCGGCACGCCGATCTCGAGACTCCCCTCCTCACGACGACGCAACTCGCGAACGGCGGCTCGCTGCTGCTACCCGTGTCGAACCTCACGAACCTGATCGTCTTCCCGCTGACCGGTCTCACGTTCGCAGGCTTCGCGGTGCGGATGGCGTTTCCGCTCGCAGTCGCGGTCGGGGTGATCACGGCGGTTGCCGTCGTGCGCGCCGGGGGCCCGCGGGGCGGGCGCGTCGTCGCCGGCGGATCGACGGAGTTGCGCGCCGACGCACCGGTCGAGCTCGACGGCTTCGGGCGCGCGGTCGCGTGCGGGCTCGGTGTGCTGCTCGTCGCCTTCTTCGCGGGCTCGCTCGTGCACGTCGCACCGTCGGTGATCGCCGCGGTCGGCGCGGTGCTGTTCGGCACGGCGGCCGTCGCTCACCGTCGGACCGGTGTCGGCGCGCTGGTGCGCGCGGCGGCGCCAGGCTTCGTCGTGTTCGTCGGCGCGCTCGGCGTCGTCGTGACGGCCGCGAGCCGCCACGGACTGTCGAGAATCGTCGGCGACGTATTGCCGTCGGGCAACGGACTCGCGCCACTGATCGGCGTCGCACTGGTCGCGGCCGTGCTCGCGAACATCGTGAACAACCTGCCGGCGACGCTCGTGCTGCTCGGCGCGATCCCGTCCGGTGCGGCCGCGCCCCTGCTCGCCGCGCTCGTCGGGCTCAACGTCGGCCCGAACCTCACCTATACGGGATCGCTCGCGACCCTGCTCTGGCGCAAGACGGTCCGCGCCGCCGACGCCGAGCCGCGGCGCCGCGCGTTCTTCACGGCCGCGGCGCTGACGACCCCGCTCGCCGTCGTTGCCGCGACCGCCGCCCTCTGGCTGTCACTCCGAGTGCTCGGCGGCGGCTGAGGGCCGCTTCGATCTGATCGAGAAAAGTGACGCGCCGCGTCACCTCGCTCGATCAGTTGGACGGGACTCGATCAGTTGGGCGGGCGGGCACGAGCGTGTCGCTCTGCGGCCGCTCGACGTGGCCATTGAGGCGTCGGTGCCGGCGAGCGAAGCGAGTGGCACGATCACGACCGGTCAGCTCGGATCGGCTGGGATTGGATCGGGCGGACTGCGTTGGCGCGCGTGGGGTCGGCGTAGGCGGTCACGAGCGAGTTCGGGCGGTCGGCCTGGAGCAGGCCGAGTTGGTTGCCACTCGGGTCGCGCAGCACGTGGACCGGGCCGTACATCAGCTCGCCGATCGCGGGCTCGGCAGCGTCGGTCATCACAGCCCCTCGCCGAATCGTGCGATTCGTGCCAATCGAACGGCCCGCAGGGTCTGGCAAGCTGCGGCCGTGGCCACGGCCGAGCACGCGCAACCGATCACCGACCGGTCCGTCGTCGGCCCGCGTGATCCCGCGACCGAGACGCCGCCGCGCGCGGACGGTTCGATCCGACGCACGAGCACGATCGACATGCTCCGGCCCGACGGCTGGACCGGCGACCTCGTGCTGCGCGGCCGCGCCCGCGACCTCGTCACCACCGCGAGCGAAGCACACGCGGTCGCCGAAGCACGCGTCGACGTCCGCGCCGACGTGACGCGCGCGCTGATCGCGATCGACACGACCCCCGCGCTCCCGCGCGCCGACGAGCTGCTCGGCGCGCCCGTCGGCGGCGGCTTCCGTGGCCGCGTCGACGCGGTCGCGCCCGACGAGCGCGCCCGCGCCACACCGCTCTACCTCTTGCTCGACGACCTACCGGTCGCCGCGCTCGTGTCGGGTTACGCGATGCAACGCACGAACCAGATCGGTCGCATGCCGGTCGAGGCCTACTCGTACAACACCGACCAGTGCGCGGGCTGGCGGGCGGGCGGCACCCTCATGCTCGTCCTGTCCGACAAGGGTTCCGTGCCGATGACGATCGGTCCCGCGGCGCCCGAGCTCGCGCGCATCGACGACCCGCTCGCGTGGCACGAGCACGATCCGCTGCCGACACACGGGATGCGGCGACGGCGCCGCGTCGACGTGCGGCGCGACGAGGAAGACGGCGCGCTCCACGTCGACGCGATGTTCCGCGACAGCTACCTCGGTGCCGACGGGATCGAGACGATCGTGCACGAATACTCGTGCACCGCGACCGTCGACCCGCACACGCTCACCGTCGTCGCCGCCGAGGCGCGCCCCCGAGTGCTCCCCTACATCGAGTGCCCCGAGGCGGCGGCCAGCGCGCGGCGTCTGGCCGGACTCACCGTCACCGACCTGCGCGCCCGGGTCCGGCGCGAGTTCACCGGCATCTCGACGTGCACCCATCTGAACGACCTGCTGCGCAGCCTCGCCGACGTCGGCGCGCTGGCCTCGGCGCTCGCCGCCACCGCCTGAAGACCGGCCGCGAACCTTGCCCCGTGTGTCAAGATGCCCGCAGGCGTGGGCGCGCCGGCCGTCGTCGGATCGTTGACGCTCCGTGTGGTGTTGACTACGGTACGTGAGTCCCGGCGGGGGACCTCTGGGGAGGGGCACGATGAGACGACTGTCTGCGTGGCTGATCGGCCCGCTGGCGTTGGCGGCCGTTGCCGGCATGGCCGGACCCGTTGCCGCCGCGACGACCAAGCCCCTCGCGGTGCAGGGTCAGTACGTCGTGTACGGCAGCTACAACAAGAAGCCGCGGCTCCAGTCGTTCTCCCTCACCCTCTACAAGAACCACACCGGCACGGATCACTTCAACGACACGATCACGTGGTCGCTCGACGGCAAGAACCTCACGATGATCTTCGACAAGGGGCTCTGGACCTACCACGGCGTCAAGCACGTCGGCGGGTTCAACACCGTGAAGAAGCCGGGCACCTTGGCGAACGTCAACGGCGGCTACGGCACCTGGTACGCCGTCCCGGCCACGACCTAGCCGCGGTCTCGAGCCCGGAGCCGGAACCGATCGCGTGAGCGACGGCCCGCGCCGAGCGGAGACGGAGCTCGAGCAGGTCGAAGGCGAGGTTCGCGACGCGGAGCGCGAGCTGGATTCGCGCGCCGACGCAGTGCTCGCGCGGCACGAGCGCGCCGCGTTGGGCTTCCGGCTGCTGCGCTCGGTGATGAAGGAGCAAGGGCAGGAACAGGTCGGGCTCGCGGCGTCGGGCGCGGCGTTCTGGCTGATCATCTCGGCGTTCCCGACCGCGATCGCGGCGATCAGCATCTTCGGCCTCGTCGTGAGTCCCGCCGACGTCGCGAAGGATCTTGCGGGGCTCGCGCACCAGGGGCCGGCATCGCTGGGCGCGACGGTGACGACCCAGTTGCAACACGTCGCCGCGGCCGACCACGCCGGCCTCTCGACCGGACTCGTCGTGTCGCTCCTGCTCGCGCTCTGGAGCGCGTCGGCGGGCATCTACAACCTCGACCGCGCCATCCGCACCGCGTACGGCCTGCGACCCGATCGCTACCTCGACGCGCGCGGCCGCGCGTTCGTCGGCGCGTTCGCCACGGTCGTCGCGCTCGGGCTCCTCGCGCTGCTGTCGGCCGGACTCTCCGGCGTGGTCGCGCACGTGCCCGCGGCCGTCGTCGCGATCGCAGGCATCCCCGCACTGCTCGCCTTCATGGTCGTCGCGATCGCGGGTCTGTACCGGTTCTCGATCGCGCGGACCGTCGGCGCGGCCGCGGTGTTGCCGGGCGCGATCGCGTCGGGGTGTGGGCTCGCGCTCGTCGCCAGCGGCTTCGCCGTCTACCTGCACTTCTCGAAGCACTTCACGGCCGTGTACGGCGCGCTCGCGGGCGCAGTGATCGCGATGATCGGCACGTACCTCGCGGTGTACGTCGTGCTGCTCGGCGCGGTGCTG
Above is a genomic segment from Acidimicrobiia bacterium containing:
- a CDS encoding alcohol dehydrogenase catalytic domain-containing protein — encoded protein: MRGIVHLGGGEVVVTDELEVRRPGPTEVAIRLVAAGVCHSDLSVLDGTIPFPTPVVCGHEGAGVVEEVGATVKGVAPGDHVVVSTLANCGRCAACAAGRPTRCRSSIGNIDRPFTFRGEPAYNFAATSSFAERIVVEAVQAVPISKDVPLTSACLIACGVITGVGAVLNRARVQTGETAAVFGIGGVGLNVVQALRLVGAARIVAIDANPAKEVLARQFGATDFVLAGDDGVEQVRAMFPAPGIHFAGGVDWAFECTGIPKVLEAAIETLDWGGTAVAIGVPPPGAQVSAVITRLTQIDRGVIGNRYGSARPHRDFPMIASLYLDGRLMLDELVSATAPLEDFGTIVDRLHAGELARGVLTFDA
- a CDS encoding DUF695 domain-containing protein codes for the protein MAWRRNRRAVQDVPPDWTVAHGLDNITGRPIVIRINRVYADVSNRQSFSIRIECTIDLADPRADGLPTEESLAALGATDDRLVTTLAREAVLAAVITGNARHQLVFYSRVRTAFNADGVTTTRIGDHDVRFNVESDREWSEFDRLLAAVQGAPRPSTAKVELAPDAESHDVGAADRAILDQLTRRGADLSTPRTVHHYLFFGSEAARRDAAAHVAASGWDVEQRPAPADDPDRRLVVATRHDVVLDHEAVVVARAFFDVTAARFGGEYDGWDTPA
- a CDS encoding LLM class flavin-dependent oxidoreductase; this translates as MEFGLFNSLYVPHHLSDGNPGAEHERLLDEVAIVEAADRSGFKYTWVTEHHFLTEYSHLSANEVFLGYLASSTERIHIGSGIFNVTPPVNHPARVAERVAMLDHLSHGRFEMGMGRGSSTTEQAGFGIDDPDLTKEMFDEVVGQFRHMWADGEYEYDGRFFSMPKRNVLPKPYTKPHPPMWVAAGSPSTFEKAAKMGLGVLCFTMAGPDALKPLIDSYKEAIKDADPVGGYVNDNVMVTTQLLCLEDRERVLDIGPTLSMSYQNSLLFRYLDTFPRPDGIPEWPALIPEPTRDDIASRIGIAGSMYGTPEDVIPSVQAFQDAGADQVAFGLLSSTMPRDVAVETIELFGRDVLPQFDKDPVHRTTRQREAQVAAGA
- a CDS encoding cytochrome P450, which gives rise to MSAAHAPAPPELAAVDLTDLDLFANGFPHHVFAVHRAFAPVYWHEPTAHTPDEEGFWSVSTHEETLAVMRDARTYSSETGGARPYGGTILPDSPIAGKVLNMMDDPRHQRVRALVSRGLTPRTIGRLEADLRARTHVLLDRFAATGGGDFVASVAGELPMQAICLLLGVPEGDRHQLFEWIETVFDFREGDAFASTDRVAQSGLRMFEYGARLIARKRAEPADDMLSVVVHATLPDMDPPSLTDDELHLFFSLLFAAGADTTRNAVAGGLLALVQHPAQLAAVRSTAIPIETATDEIVRWTSPAAYNRRTATVDTVLGGQEIEAGDKVVFWEASANRDERVFERAMQFDAARDPNPHLGFGHGIHHCLGASLARLELRVVLGEVLARFDRIELTGAPEWTRSNKHTGIRKLPVEVA
- a CDS encoding glutamine amidotransferase, which translates into the protein MSSEITIALVRPAMLGTYGDRGNATVLEMRLRKRGIGARVLELDRDPVPADADIYLLGGGEDGAQAAVAGDAQLRTAIGTAVQRNAVVLGVCAGFQLLGQTFETAEGRAVDGLGVLDCTSARRDGPRAVGEVFALPRAELNLPTLTGFENHGGGTWLSESLQPLARLDLGVGNGDGSGTEGAIAGRVIGTYLHGPVLARNPALADLLLGWAVGRTLEPLAMPAVDRLRAERLAQGRGSRMRV
- a CDS encoding MurT ligase domain-containing protein, producing the protein MVTRRPPTRAWGDRARLVAGVTAGRLAGLASRATGRGEGWVISGKTCLTVAPDAARLLAAGRTTALVSGTNGKTTTTAMLAAALATRGEVASNRSGANVTEGIVAALLEQRTASIAAIEVDERFIPWAFDTLAPKAVAFLNLSRDQLSRLNETRMISGRWRECVADHPEITVVANVDDPLIVWAALPATNVRWVGAGQRWTDDALACPACSSVIDFDAQGWHCTGCDFARPTPNYALVHDRLVLPDGTELAVEPSLPGDVNRGNVAMAAATAAVLGVAPADAVRGAVGVQGVAGRYRTVRVGNAQVRLLLAKNPASWRETLRFIPPPPEPVVLVLNARDPDGHDPSWIYDVPFETLGERPVICTGDRASDLSVRLAYAGIEHEWRPNVDEVMDRLEFPIVDVIANYSAFQDLRKRFGNVV
- a CDS encoding SLC13 family permease, which codes for MAGAVSFLLLAALIAFVTLRPRGLPEVVVALPAAVIVVVARLAPWAAVRHELRFLAPTLVFLAAIFVIAEVASVAGVFDAAGAILARRSGGSARRLVLVVAVAATVTTTVLSLDATAVLLTPVVLRVARARHADLETPLLTTTQLANGGSLLLPVSNLTNLIVFPLTGLTFAGFAVRMAFPLAVAVGVITAVAVVRAGGPRGGRVVAGGSTELRADAPVELDGFGRAVACGLGVLLVAFFAGSLVHVAPSVIAAVGAVLFGTAAVAHRRTGVGALVRAAAPGFVVFVGALGVVVTAASRHGLSRIVGDVLPSGNGLAPLIGVALVAAVLANIVNNLPATLVLLGAIPSGAAAPLLAALVGLNVGPNLTYTGSLATLLWRKTVRAADAEPRRRAFFTAAALTTPLAVVAATAALWLSLRVLGGG
- a CDS encoding DUF2889 domain-containing protein translates to MATAEHAQPITDRSVVGPRDPATETPPRADGSIRRTSTIDMLRPDGWTGDLVLRGRARDLVTTASEAHAVAEARVDVRADVTRALIAIDTTPALPRADELLGAPVGGGFRGRVDAVAPDERARATPLYLLLDDLPVAALVSGYAMQRTNQIGRMPVEAYSYNTDQCAGWRAGGTLMLVLSDKGSVPMTIGPAAPELARIDDPLAWHEHDPLPTHGMRRRRRVDVRRDEEDGALHVDAMFRDSYLGADGIETIVHEYSCTATVDPHTLTVVAAEARPRVLPYIECPEAAASARRLAGLTVTDLRARVRREFTGISTCTHLNDLLRSLADVGALASALAATA